In the genome of Chloroflexota bacterium, one region contains:
- a CDS encoding response regulator, giving the protein MYRRILIVEDEPILRRLIVRNLTGRGHEVHEAATAAEARASLNRALPDLMLLDVSLPDGSGLDVLRDLQQQGRSVPTIVVSAVRIPRTRLEELKPIAYLPKPFPLEALLRLVAGDSDPARSTPA; this is encoded by the coding sequence ATGTACCGCCGCATCCTGATTGTGGAAGACGAGCCGATCCTACGGCGGCTCATCGTTCGGAATCTCACCGGCAGAGGCCACGAAGTGCATGAGGCCGCAACAGCCGCCGAGGCCCGCGCTTCCCTAAACAGAGCCCTTCCTGATCTGATGCTGCTCGATGTCAGTCTCCCGGACGGCAGCGGCCTCGATGTCCTCCGGGACCTCCAGCAACAAGGGAGGTCCGTTCCTACCATCGTCGTCTCCGCTGTGCGCATCCCGAGAACACGATTGGAGGAGTTGAAGCCGATCGCCTACCTGCCCAAGCCTTTCCCCCTTGAAGCGCTCCTCCGCCTCGTCGCCGGTGATAGCGACCCGGCGCGCAGCACACCGGCATAA
- a CDS encoding potassium-transporting ATPase subunit F, which yields MAADHIAFLLIGIVLIIYLIVVLVKPEWF from the coding sequence ATGGCCGCCGATCACATCGCCTTCCTCCTCATCGGCATCGTGCTTATCATCTATCTCATCGTGGTCCTCGTGAAACCCGAATGGTTCTAG
- the kdpA gene encoding potassium-transporting ATPase subunit KdpA: MTSPAVVTAFVLLGTAILLTKPLGLYMTRVFQGERTFLSRLLQPVESLIYGACRIDPDEEQHWASYAIGLLVFGFACALFLFVLFRLQGVLPLNPQGFDGIPAPLAFNMALSFISPTNWQALSPEQGVSHLSQMIGVAVQNFAAAAVGTSVAIALIRGLTRRTSATIGNCWVDLTRATLYIFLPIAALIALFFIWQGVPQNLRAAVDITTLEGGAQSIAQGPVASQEAIKTFGTNGGGFFNANSAHPYENPNHWTNLIQMIAMLAVPSAMTYVFGKYAGETKKGWALLAVMVILFASCLAVTQIFEQDGNPRFEAVGISQEATSEQAGGNMEGKETRFGIVQTSAFTNASVASSTGATSSAMSSMMPIASIVPIFYMVTGQAVFGGTGVGLVSMMIFALMAVFVGGLMAGRTPEYLGKKLEPFEMKMLMAGMLALTISILVFTGIAAASRAGTESILNPGPHGLTEIFFAYSSAGSNNGAAFSGLNSNTDFYNYTIGIAIFAGRYLVLFPMLAVGGSMARKERLPATLGTLPTDGPLYIALVIGIILVVGALSFFPALALGPIVEHLLL, from the coding sequence ATGACTTCACCCGCCGTTGTCACCGCCTTCGTCCTCCTTGGCACGGCGATCCTGCTGACCAAGCCCCTGGGCCTCTATATGACCAGGGTCTTTCAAGGCGAGCGCACCTTCTTGAGCCGCCTCCTCCAGCCGGTGGAGAGCCTCATCTACGGCGCCTGCCGCATAGACCCGGATGAAGAACAGCACTGGGCAAGCTACGCCATCGGGCTCCTTGTCTTTGGTTTCGCTTGCGCCCTCTTCCTCTTCGTCCTCTTCCGGCTTCAGGGCGTTCTGCCGTTGAACCCGCAAGGTTTCGATGGCATCCCCGCGCCTCTCGCCTTCAACATGGCCCTCAGCTTCATCAGCCCCACCAATTGGCAGGCCCTCAGTCCCGAGCAGGGCGTGAGCCACTTGAGCCAGATGATCGGCGTGGCCGTCCAGAACTTCGCTGCCGCCGCGGTCGGCACAAGCGTTGCGATCGCCCTCATCCGAGGTCTCACGCGACGCACCTCCGCCACCATCGGCAACTGCTGGGTAGACCTCACCCGCGCCACACTGTACATCTTCCTGCCGATCGCCGCCCTCATCGCCCTCTTCTTCATCTGGCAAGGCGTTCCTCAAAACCTTCGAGCCGCCGTGGACATCACCACCCTGGAGGGAGGCGCCCAGTCCATCGCTCAAGGCCCGGTCGCCTCCCAGGAGGCTATCAAGACCTTCGGGACGAACGGCGGCGGCTTCTTCAACGCTAACTCCGCCCATCCTTACGAGAATCCGAACCACTGGACCAACCTCATCCAGATGATCGCGATGCTCGCCGTCCCATCTGCCATGACTTATGTCTTCGGGAAGTACGCCGGAGAAACAAAAAAGGGATGGGCGCTGCTCGCCGTCATGGTCATCCTCTTTGCAAGCTGCCTCGCCGTCACCCAGATATTCGAGCAGGATGGCAACCCCCGCTTCGAGGCTGTCGGCATCAGCCAGGAGGCGACTTCTGAGCAGGCGGGCGGGAACATGGAAGGGAAGGAGACCAGATTCGGCATCGTCCAGACCTCCGCCTTCACCAACGCCAGCGTCGCCTCCTCAACGGGAGCCACGAGCAGCGCCATGAGCAGCATGATGCCCATCGCCTCCATCGTTCCCATCTTCTATATGGTGACGGGGCAGGCCGTCTTTGGCGGGACGGGCGTCGGGCTCGTGAGCATGATGATCTTTGCCCTCATGGCCGTCTTCGTCGGGGGGCTCATGGCTGGCCGCACCCCGGAATACCTCGGCAAAAAGCTCGAGCCCTTCGAGATGAAGATGCTCATGGCCGGGATGCTTGCGCTCACTATCTCCATCCTAGTCTTCACCGGCATAGCCGCGGCGAGCCGCGCCGGGACGGAGAGCATCCTCAACCCCGGCCCTCATGGACTGACGGAGATCTTCTTCGCGTACAGCTCCGCAGGCTCCAACAACGGCGCGGCCTTCAGCGGTCTGAACTCCAACACGGATTTCTATAACTACACCATAGGCATCGCTATCTTTGCGGGCCGCTATCTCGTCCTCTTCCCCATGCTCGCCGTCGGGGGCTCCATGGCCAGGAAAGAGCGCCTTCCTGCCACCCTCGGCACCCTGCCGACCGATGGCCCCCTCTATATCGCCCTCGTGATCGGCATCATCCTCGTCGTCGGCGCGTTGAGCTTCTTCCCCGCCCTCGCTTTAGGCCCCATCGTTGAGCACTTGCTGCTCTGA
- the kdpB gene encoding potassium-transporting ATPase subunit KdpB, whose protein sequence is MNQPPANLRPDPTGPAAALARTSPTAREMKSLAAARKAGVRLWTWSLMRRAALDAFRKLDPRTLLRNPMMLLVEISALMVSGFLIQNVVSGESFRFSLQIAIWLWLTALFGNFSESLAEARGRAQAETLRATRKDVPARRLRGLREESVPSSSLRSGDYIVIGEGEIIPADGEVIGGAAFVNEAAITGESAPVLKEPGTDVRSTVTGGTLLASGSLRVRVSADPGGTFLDKMIALVEGAHRRKTPNEISLTILIAGLTIIFTLSVITIQPLLDYSDTEVSVVVLLSALVVLVTTTIGGLASAIGIAGMDRLTRFNVLALSGRAIEAAGDVDTLLLDKTGTITYGNRLAAEIHPVGGNQKLVALIAARMSSLADETPEGKSLLALAEQMGAPAERSLSATAEIIKFDPRTRISGVIQDGRYYVKGAVDAVIALSPDRAPDDLQQIVARISGEGGTPLALAIDKRIVGVAYLKDTVKPGMRERFEEFRKMGIKTIMITGDNTLTAATIAKEAGVDSYVAEAKPEDKIRIIRDQQRQGRMVAMTGDGTNDAPALAQADVGLAMNSGTAAAKEAANMIDLDSNPSKLIEVVSIGKQILITRGAITTYSVGTDLAKYFAIIPAAFVGAYPAFSKLDVMHLHSPESAVLSAVIFNASIIPTLVPLAIKGAPYRPAPASKLLARNLLVYGVGGIVTPFFGIKLIDMLITAIGLI, encoded by the coding sequence ATGAACCAGCCCCCTGCCAACCTTCGTCCGGATCCAACAGGCCCCGCCGCCGCCTTGGCGCGCACCTCGCCCACGGCTCGCGAGATGAAGTCCCTTGCCGCCGCGCGGAAGGCGGGCGTGCGATTGTGGACGTGGTCGCTGATGCGCCGCGCCGCCCTGGACGCCTTTCGCAAGCTGGACCCGCGCACCCTGCTGCGCAACCCGATGATGCTCCTGGTGGAAATCTCAGCCCTCATGGTCAGCGGCTTCCTGATCCAAAACGTCGTCAGCGGCGAAAGCTTCCGCTTCTCCCTGCAGATAGCCATCTGGCTTTGGCTGACGGCCCTCTTCGGCAACTTCTCCGAATCCCTCGCCGAAGCTCGAGGCCGCGCGCAGGCGGAAACCCTCCGCGCCACCAGGAAAGACGTTCCCGCCCGGCGGCTGCGCGGCCTCCGTGAGGAGAGCGTTCCCTCGTCCAGCCTTCGCAGCGGCGATTACATCGTCATCGGCGAAGGTGAAATTATCCCTGCTGATGGCGAAGTTATCGGCGGTGCTGCCTTCGTGAACGAGGCGGCCATCACCGGCGAATCCGCTCCCGTCCTCAAGGAGCCGGGGACCGATGTCCGCTCCACCGTCACCGGCGGAACCCTCCTCGCCTCGGGCTCCCTTCGCGTCCGCGTCTCCGCTGATCCCGGCGGCACCTTCCTCGATAAGATGATCGCCCTCGTGGAAGGCGCCCACCGCCGCAAAACGCCGAACGAAATCTCCCTCACCATCCTCATCGCCGGCCTCACCATCATCTTCACCCTCTCCGTCATCACCATCCAGCCCCTCCTCGATTACTCGGACACGGAAGTCTCCGTCGTCGTGCTCCTCTCCGCCCTCGTCGTCCTTGTCACCACCACCATAGGCGGCCTCGCCTCCGCCATCGGCATCGCCGGGATGGATCGCCTTACGCGCTTCAATGTCCTCGCCCTCTCCGGCCGAGCCATTGAGGCGGCGGGCGATGTGGATACCCTCCTCCTGGACAAAACCGGCACCATCACCTATGGCAACCGCCTCGCCGCGGAGATCCATCCTGTCGGCGGCAATCAGAAACTGGTGGCCCTCATTGCCGCTCGCATGTCCAGCCTTGCCGATGAGACGCCCGAGGGCAAAAGCCTCCTGGCCCTCGCCGAACAGATGGGCGCTCCCGCCGAACGCAGCCTCAGCGCCACGGCCGAGATCATCAAGTTCGATCCCCGCACCCGTATCAGCGGCGTTATCCAGGACGGGCGCTACTACGTTAAAGGCGCGGTGGACGCCGTCATCGCCCTCTCCCCCGATCGCGCCCCGGACGATCTCCAGCAGATCGTGGCCCGCATCTCCGGCGAAGGCGGCACCCCTCTCGCCCTTGCCATAGATAAGAGGATCGTCGGCGTCGCCTATCTCAAGGACACCGTGAAGCCCGGCATGCGCGAGCGCTTTGAGGAGTTCCGCAAGATGGGCATCAAGACCATCATGATCACGGGCGATAACACCCTTACCGCCGCCACCATCGCCAAAGAGGCCGGGGTGGACAGCTATGTGGCCGAAGCGAAGCCGGAAGACAAGATCCGCATCATCCGCGATCAACAGCGCCAGGGGCGCATGGTTGCCATGACCGGCGATGGCACGAACGATGCCCCTGCACTCGCCCAGGCCGATGTGGGCCTGGCCATGAACTCGGGGACCGCCGCGGCCAAAGAGGCCGCGAACATGATTGACCTCGATTCCAATCCCTCCAAGCTCATAGAGGTCGTCAGCATCGGCAAGCAGATCCTCATCACCCGCGGCGCCATCACCACCTACTCCGTTGGGACGGACCTGGCCAAATACTTCGCCATCATCCCTGCCGCCTTCGTCGGCGCCTACCCCGCCTTCAGCAAGCTCGATGTCATGCATCTCCATTCCCCGGAAAGCGCCGTCCTCTCCGCCGTCATCTTCAACGCCTCCATCATCCCCACCCTGGTGCCGCTGGCCATCAAGGGGGCCCCGTACCGTCCCGCCCCGGCGAGCAAGCTCCTGGCGCGCAACCTCCTCGTGTACGGCGTCGGCGGCATCGTGACCCCCTTCTTCGGCATCAAGCTCATTGATATGCTCATCACAGCCATAGGGCTCATCTAG
- the kdpC gene encoding K(+)-transporting ATPase subunit C has product MFTYLKEQARAAVVLLAVLVVITGVAYPFVIMGIGQSAFGKQADGSLVRDADGRIVGSSLIGQNFIGPRYFHPRPSAAGEDGYDARASSASNFGPINETFLTAVGARADAYRRANGLSQDAQVPVDAVTASASGLDPHISPANAYLQAARVAKARGMAENTVMDLVHAHIDDRSLGFLGEARVNVLLLNLALDERSGREPGNP; this is encoded by the coding sequence ATGTTCACCTACCTGAAAGAACAGGCCCGCGCCGCCGTAGTCCTCCTCGCCGTTCTCGTCGTGATAACCGGCGTCGCCTACCCGTTCGTCATCATGGGCATAGGTCAAAGTGCCTTCGGCAAGCAGGCCGATGGCAGCCTCGTGCGCGATGCCGACGGCCGGATCGTCGGCTCGTCCCTCATCGGACAGAACTTCATCGGCCCCCGCTACTTTCACCCGCGTCCCTCCGCCGCAGGAGAGGATGGGTACGATGCGCGCGCCTCCTCCGCATCGAACTTCGGCCCGATTAATGAGACATTCCTCACGGCGGTCGGAGCGCGAGCCGATGCCTACCGCAGGGCCAATGGCCTCTCGCAGGACGCCCAGGTTCCCGTGGACGCCGTCACCGCCTCCGCCTCCGGCCTCGACCCCCACATCAGCCCCGCCAACGCCTACCTGCAGGCGGCTCGAGTGGCAAAGGCGCGCGGCATGGCCGAAAATACCGTCATGGATTTAGTGCATGCGCATATTGACGATCGCTCCCTCGGCTTTCTCGGCGAAGCGCGCGTCAACGTCCTTCTCCTCAACCTCGCCTTGGATGAGCGCTCCGGCAGAGAGCCGGGGAACCCATGA